One Burkholderia sp. 9120 genomic window, TTGGGCCCGAGGTCGGCGACAGCGGCGTCGAGCGCTTCCTGCCGTCGGCCGAAGATGAAGACGAAGGCGCCCTCCTCGATGAAGCGCTTAGCCGCGGCGCGGCCGATACCGGTAGCGCCACCCGTGACCACGGCGGTCTTTCCATTCAGTCTGTTCATGTCATGCATCCTTCGTTGGAGTTGTGCGGAAGCAGGGAACGGTATTCATGAACCACCTGAACACCTGGAACCCGAACCCCTTAACTGTGAGTGCCGAAACAAAAGCGACAAACACGATTCTGAAGGTCTTGATTCATGAAGCCAATTGACTAAATATCTATGGCAGCCATCTACTCTTTGGATACGTATGCTCGATAACGTCACCATCAATCAACTTCGGGCCTTCGTTGCCGTGTGTGACCAGGGAAGCTTTTCTGGCGCTGCACGGGAGCTGAGGCGTGCACAGTCGGCGATCAGTCACGCGATCAGCGCGCTCGAGAGTGGCTTCGATGTAGTGCTGTTCGAGCGCAACGCTCGCAAAGCGACGCTGACGGCCGCAGGCCGCAGCCTCCTGCCCGATGCTCGTGGGGTGATCTCACGCACCGAGGAAATGAAGATGCGCGCGGTGGCGATTGCTGAAGCCGGGGTGCCGCAAGTCTCGATTGCGGTGGATACCTATTTTCCGCGCGCACACCTGATTGAATGCCTGCGTAGCCTGCAGGCGGACTTTCCAACTGCTGCAATCAATCTGCGCATGACGACCATGCAAGGTGGCGAGCGTCTGGTTCTGGAAGGCACGTGCGCACTGGCGGTGACGATCACCGACGTGCCGGAGCTGAGCCCGGGGACCATAGAAAGGCAGCATTTATGTGAAGCGCACATGGTGACCGTCTGTGCGTCATCGCATCCGCTGGCCGCAATCGCGGGGCCGATCTCGCGCGAGGAATTTGGCGGGCACATCCAGCTCGTCGTCACCGACAATCAGCCCGATGCCGAAAAGACGCAACAGGGGGTCGCCGGTGAACGCCAGTGGCTGGTGAATGACCTCGGCGCAAAGCACGATTTGCTCAGGGGAAGCTTATGCTGGGGGCACATGCCGCATCATCTGGTTGCGGAAGACCTCGCGAATGGAACACTGGTCGAACTCCAACGGCGCGCATGGCACATGCGCCCCCTCACGTTCATGATCTCGCAGCGGCGCGGATACTCGTTGTCCGAATGCGAGACATGGCTGGTCGAGCTCCTTGGTAATCGGCATCGCTTCTCGAAAGGTTCAGACAAGCGCTCCGTGTCACGCAAAGGGAAAAAAGCGTGAAGGTCTGCCGCTCCTCGATGGGTCGCCTTGTGGCCAACTACAGCCTCACCCCAGTCAGTTTCGCGCAACGATGAACGACGTGGCCGTCCCCCCGCGCCACACAAACCCGCCCAAACGCCTACCGATTCCCCGGCACCGCCGCCATCCCATCCAGCAGCGCCTTATGAAACGCCTGCGGATCCTGCATCTGCGGCGCGTGTCCCAACTCCGCGAACTCGACCAGCGTCGCATGCGGAATCGCCTTCGCCGCCGCCCTGCCCAGTTCCGGATAATGGCCAAGCTTCGCGCGCACGTCCGGCGGCGCAGCGTCCTTGCCGATAGCAGTCGTATCCTTCTGCCCGATCAGCAACAGCGTCGGCATACTCAACTGCCCCAACTCGTACACCACCGGCTGCGTGTAAATCATGTCGTACAACAAAGCCGAATTCCACGCGACGATCTGCTTACCCGGCCCCCGATACATACCCGCCAGCATCTGCACCCACGGCTCGTAATCGGCGCGCCAATGCCCCGCGTAATAAGTGGACTGCTCGTAGCGGCGAATGCCGTCGGCAGTCGTTTTCAGCTCGCGCTCGTACCACTGATCCACCGACAGCGACGGCACGCCCTTCGCCTTCCAGTCCTCCAGCCCGATCGGGTTCACCAGCACCAGTTGCTGCGTCTCACGCGGATACATCAGCGCATAGCGGATTGCCAGCATACCGCCGGTCGAATGGCCGATCACGGTCGCGTCGCCGACGCCAAGCGAGGCCAGCAGCGCATGCGTATTGCGCGCGAGTTGCTGGAAGCTGTACTGGTAACGCTCGGGCTTGCTCGATTTGCAGAAGCCGATCTGGTCCGGCGCGATCACGCGATAACCGGCGTCGCTCAGGCGCCGGATCGTCGCGTCCCACGTCGCCGCGCAGAAGTTCTTGCCGTGCAGCAAGACCGCCGTACGGCCGTTCGGATTGGCCGGCTTGATATCCATGTACGCCATATGCAACGCCACGCCTTGCGACGTGAAGTCGAATTGCTCGACCGGCGCGGGATAGTTGAAGCCCTGAAGCTCGGGACCGTAGGCGGGACCGGCGTTGTCGGCGGCGATGGAGGCGGCGGCCGCCGCGCCCGCGACCGGGCTGGCTTGAACACCCTGAACGGCCTGAGCCGGCGCCGCGGCAGCGCCTGGGGCGTCGGCGGCGCTGGCCGTCGCGGCGGTCGAAGCGCTCGAACCCGTCGAAGCAGCCAACACGGCGGGCGCAACCGTCAACGCACAAACGCCCAACATCGCGAGCAGGGAACGGCGGCGAAAACTCATCGGGATATTTTGCAAACTGAAAGTAACGGGAAGCATCGCGGTCGAAGCCTCGGGCAAGCCGCCCACTGAACTGCGGCCGGAAGCGCACGATTCTACGACGCACCACCCAAACTCTGCTGCCGCGCGCGCAGGCTTCGGGCGGCGGCAAGCGAGGCAACACGCGACGCACACCCGGATGGCACGCATATTGCGCAACGCCACCTCGCGCTCTATGTGTCGTGCCGCACGGAGCCGCCTCGTGCAAGGGTTGATCGTGCGCAACAGGGTCAGGTGGCAACCCTCCGCACAATTCAAACTACTCGTTCGCGGCCAATCGGTGCTAGAACTACCAGACGGGTCCGCGAAGACGGGCGCCGCCTGGCAGCACGAATCATCAGCGGAGAGAACCAGCGACCAATCATCCGGGACATACTAACCAGCAACCATCTTGCAAACGACCGGAACGAGCGTGACGACCCGAGTAAGCGCCAAAGCGCGAACCCGGGCCGCCGCGCCAGACCCGGTCGACAAAGGAGACAGACATGGACACTCCGGCACGGCTGAATGATCTGCAACGCACCACCCTCGCCATCGTCCTCGCGGGCGGACGGGGCACGCGGCTCGGGCCGCTCACCAATAAACGCGTCAAGCCGGCGGTGCACTTCGGCGGCAAATACCGGATCATCGACTTCGCGCTGTCCAACTGTCTGAACTCCGGCATCCGCCGCATCGCGGTGGTCACGCAATACAAGGCGCACTCGCTGCTGCGCCATCTGCAGCGCGGCTGGAGCTTCCTGCGCGGCGAATTCGGCGAATTCATCGACCTGTGGCCGGCCCAGCAACGCGTGGAAGGCGCGCACTGGTATCGCGGCACGGCGGACGCCGTGTTCCAGAACCTCGACATCATCCGCTCGATCCGGCCGAAGTACGTGGTGGTGCTGGCCGGCGACCACATCTACAAGATGGACTACACGCGCATGATCGCCGACCACGCGGAAAGCGGCGCGGATTGCACGGTCGGCTGTATCGAGGTGCCGCGCATGGACGCGGTGGCCTTCGGCGTGATGGCCGTGGACGAAAACCGCCGCGTGACCGGCTTCGTCGAAAAGCCCGCCGACCCGCCCGCCATGCCCGGCCGGCCGGACATCGCGCTCGCCAGCATGGGCATCTACGTGTTCAACGCGGATTATCTGTACTCGCTGCTCGAAGAGAACATCTCCAGCATCGAAACGGATCACGACTTCGGCAAGGACATCCTGCCGCGCGTCGTCACGCAAGGCACGGCGATCGCGCATCCGTTCAGCATGTCGTGCGTGTCGTCGGACCCGAACGTCGAACCGTACTGGCGCGACGTCGGCACAATCGACGCCTACTGGGCCGCCAATCTCGACCTCGCCTCCACGATCCCGACGCTCGACCTGTACGACCGTAGCTGGCCGATCTGGACGTATCAGGAACAGTTGCCGCCCGCCAAGTTCGTGCGCGACATGAAGGGGCTGCAAGGCACGGGCAACAATCTGCTGGTGTGCGGCGGCTGCGTGATTTCCGGGTCGCAGATTTCGCGCTCGGTGTTGTCGTCGAATGTCAAAGTGAGTTCATTCTGTAACATCAGTGAGGCAGTCTTGTTGCCACAGGTGACCGTCGGCGCGAGTTGCCGGCTGCAGAAGGTGGTGATCGACCGCGGTTGCGCGATTCCGGACGGCACGGTGATCGGTGAAGATCCCGCGAGCGACGCCGAACGCTTCTACCGTACCGACGACGGCGTCGTGCTGGTCACGCCCGAGGCGCTGCGGCAGAAGGTGAAGTAACGCCGCAGGGGTCGCCGACGGCGGCCCCTGAGTTGCCCCTTGTGCGCCTAAGTTGCCCCTGAGCCGACAGAACCGACTGACCGCATTCCCCCATCGCAACGAGACAAAGGCCTATGACGATACGCGCCCTGCACGTCGCAAGCGAGCTGTATCCCCTCCTCAAAACGGGCGGTCTCGCCGACGTCGCGGGCGCGTTGCCGCCCGCGCTGATCGAGCGCGGCGCCGATGTGCGGGTGCTGCTGCCGGGCTTTCCAGCGGTGGTCGCCGGTCTCGCCGACCTGCAACCGGTCGCACGCCTGGGCCGCCGCTTCGACGCGCCGGACGTGACGCTTGAACGCGGCACTCTGCCCTCGAACG contains:
- a CDS encoding alpha/beta hydrolase, giving the protein MSFRRRSLLAMLGVCALTVAPAVLAASTGSSASTAATASAADAPGAAAAPAQAVQGVQASPVAGAAAAASIAADNAGPAYGPELQGFNYPAPVEQFDFTSQGVALHMAYMDIKPANPNGRTAVLLHGKNFCAATWDATIRRLSDAGYRVIAPDQIGFCKSSKPERYQYSFQQLARNTHALLASLGVGDATVIGHSTGGMLAIRYALMYPRETQQLVLVNPIGLEDWKAKGVPSLSVDQWYERELKTTADGIRRYEQSTYYAGHWRADYEPWVQMLAGMYRGPGKQIVAWNSALLYDMIYTQPVVYELGQLSMPTLLLIGQKDTTAIGKDAAPPDVRAKLGHYPELGRAAAKAIPHATLVEFAELGHAPQMQDPQAFHKALLDGMAAVPGNR
- a CDS encoding LysR family transcriptional regulator yields the protein MLDNVTINQLRAFVAVCDQGSFSGAARELRRAQSAISHAISALESGFDVVLFERNARKATLTAAGRSLLPDARGVISRTEEMKMRAVAIAEAGVPQVSIAVDTYFPRAHLIECLRSLQADFPTAAINLRMTTMQGGERLVLEGTCALAVTITDVPELSPGTIERQHLCEAHMVTVCASSHPLAAIAGPISREEFGGHIQLVVTDNQPDAEKTQQGVAGERQWLVNDLGAKHDLLRGSLCWGHMPHHLVAEDLANGTLVELQRRAWHMRPLTFMISQRRGYSLSECETWLVELLGNRHRFSKGSDKRSVSRKGKKA
- the glgC gene encoding glucose-1-phosphate adenylyltransferase, whose amino-acid sequence is MDTPARLNDLQRTTLAIVLAGGRGTRLGPLTNKRVKPAVHFGGKYRIIDFALSNCLNSGIRRIAVVTQYKAHSLLRHLQRGWSFLRGEFGEFIDLWPAQQRVEGAHWYRGTADAVFQNLDIIRSIRPKYVVVLAGDHIYKMDYTRMIADHAESGADCTVGCIEVPRMDAVAFGVMAVDENRRVTGFVEKPADPPAMPGRPDIALASMGIYVFNADYLYSLLEENISSIETDHDFGKDILPRVVTQGTAIAHPFSMSCVSSDPNVEPYWRDVGTIDAYWAANLDLASTIPTLDLYDRSWPIWTYQEQLPPAKFVRDMKGLQGTGNNLLVCGGCVISGSQISRSVLSSNVKVSSFCNISEAVLLPQVTVGASCRLQKVVIDRGCAIPDGTVIGEDPASDAERFYRTDDGVVLVTPEALRQKVK